A genome region from uncultured Tolumonas sp. includes the following:
- a CDS encoding PilZ domain-containing protein, with protein MSEQYFSVHHCLTISVIPMEQGFELPDHDTFEAEIPEPFKISNTIVQLDLSNARALRSISDDIGYLVDVINQQSRKLNLLMTHILMQDDDPQYRHLTLSFGGSHLTFHTSLALEKNQLLRLKIFVREEASAVYCYGRVTDIMAEEERSLITVEYALIRDDDRELLIRAGMHEQSRQLKERAEKKYQLT; from the coding sequence TTGAGCGAGCAATATTTTAGTGTGCATCACTGTTTAACTATCAGTGTGATTCCAATGGAACAAGGTTTTGAATTGCCAGATCATGACACTTTTGAGGCTGAAATTCCGGAACCGTTCAAAATATCCAACACGATTGTGCAGCTGGATTTAAGCAATGCGCGTGCGTTACGCAGTATCAGTGATGATATTGGCTATCTGGTGGATGTCATTAACCAGCAATCGCGCAAACTGAATCTGCTGATGACGCATATTCTGATGCAGGATGATGACCCGCAATACCGGCATCTGACCTTAAGTTTTGGCGGCAGCCATTTGACCTTTCATACCTCATTGGCGTTGGAAAAAAATCAATTATTACGCCTGAAAATTTTCGTTCGTGAAGAAGCCAGCGCCGTTTATTGTTATGGCCGCGTTACCGATATCATGGCTGAAGAAGAGCGTTCGCTGATCACTGTCGAATATGCCTTAATTCGGGATGACGATCGTGAGTTATTGATCCGTGCCGGGATGCATGAGCAGTCACGCCAGCTGAAAGAACGAGCAGAAAAAAAATATCAACTAACCTGA
- a CDS encoding lipoprotein-releasing ABC transporter permease subunit, with translation MKSLIFQPVSLAIGLRYAGARGDNRFASFISIFSTFGIAIGVLALIVVSSVMNGFEAQLKDRILGVVPHGVITTESGQLANWQQYQQTVMQLPHVQAAAPFITTEGMVQSPASLAPIALQGLDPQNYPKQDLLRQTLGNAALERLVAGKFNIILGGALAQKLGVMPGDQVRVLVSEGSRFTPMGRVPSQRLFHVVALFDVGSPVDDQIALIHLDDARRLLRYQPENITGWRVWLDDAFQTDDIAKTKLPSSLVFQDWRQERGELFRAVAMEKHIMSLMLVLIILVAAFNILSALVMVVLDKQGEVAILRTMGMQSQTVMKIFIVQGVWSGVLGGVFGMLGGVLLTHYLNPVLRVLGLNLYMDAGGGGLPVELQISQVLLIAVGALLMSFMATLYPAYRAAHIRPAEALRYE, from the coding sequence GTGAAATCACTCATTTTTCAACCTGTCAGTCTGGCAATCGGCCTGCGATACGCTGGCGCCAGAGGTGATAATCGATTTGCTTCTTTTATCTCCATATTTTCAACCTTCGGAATTGCCATCGGTGTGCTGGCGTTGATCGTCGTCAGCTCTGTGATGAATGGCTTTGAGGCTCAGCTGAAGGACCGTATTTTAGGCGTGGTGCCACATGGGGTGATCACCACTGAATCTGGTCAATTGGCGAATTGGCAACAATATCAACAGACTGTTATGCAATTGCCGCATGTGCAAGCGGCTGCGCCTTTTATTACCACAGAAGGTATGGTGCAAAGCCCGGCCAGTCTGGCGCCGATCGCACTGCAGGGGTTAGACCCGCAAAACTACCCAAAACAGGATTTGTTACGTCAAACCCTAGGTAATGCCGCATTGGAGCGGTTGGTTGCCGGAAAATTTAATATCATTCTGGGTGGTGCGCTGGCACAAAAACTCGGTGTTATGCCGGGTGATCAAGTGCGAGTGCTGGTCAGTGAAGGCAGCCGTTTTACCCCGATGGGGCGAGTGCCATCGCAGCGTCTGTTTCATGTGGTGGCTCTGTTTGATGTTGGTTCGCCGGTAGATGATCAGATCGCGCTGATCCATCTGGATGATGCCCGACGTTTGTTGCGTTATCAGCCGGAAAATATCACCGGCTGGCGGGTGTGGTTAGACGATGCGTTTCAGACTGACGATATCGCCAAAACCAAGTTGCCATCGTCACTGGTGTTTCAAGACTGGCGTCAGGAGCGCGGTGAATTGTTCCGCGCGGTTGCGATGGAAAAACACATTATGAGCCTGATGTTGGTGCTGATCATTCTGGTGGCTGCCTTCAATATTCTGTCTGCATTGGTCATGGTAGTGTTGGATAAACAAGGTGAAGTGGCGATTTTGCGCACCATGGGCATGCAAAGTCAGACAGTCATGAAGATCTTCATTGTGCAGGGGGTCTGGAGTGGTGTGCTTGGCGGTGTATTTGGCATGCTCGGTGGCGTGCTGCTGACACATTATCTGAATCCGGTGCTGCGTGTGTTAGGGCTTAATCTGTATATGGATGCTGGTGGTGGTGGTCTGCCGGTCGAATTACAAATCTCCCAAGTCCTACTAATAGCCGTTGGGGCATTATTAATGAGTTTTATGGCGACGTTGTATCCGGCCTATCGTGCCGCCCATATTCGTCCGGCGGAGGCGTTACGTTATGAATAA